The genomic stretch ATgtttcttcaaaataagagctatAGAACGCCCGTACACCAATTTCTACAAACCCGTTAAAGACATATTAGCGGGATCAAATCTTGATCAAAACAGCTTTACAAGACCAGAAATACTTTCTTCTGATAAAGCAGCACTCAATTAAACTTGTCATTTTCCCACAGACATACAGTCAAGCGCCCATTCGTATTATTTTGTAGTGAAGAGAAAGCAGAAATGAAACCGGATGTTTCACTTCGACTACAGTTAACTTGTCCTGTAAGTGCGTGGCGCAGAGCGACGTCGACGAGGACTTATTTTATCTGGACATCTTCAAACATTTGCTATTTTTGGGAGGGGGAATGATGCGGAAATCCTGAAATGAGAGTGTGAGATGTTATTACTTCCGAAAGTGTGGATAATAAACGCTGCCACGTTGATGACTTCTGCTAAAGTGGGTCTGAGAAGAAGCTTCTGCTGCATTCATAAACACTTCTTTAGGACTCACAACAACCCCTGAGCTTTGTTTacccacaaaaagaaaaaaaaaccttgctgTGCGCTTGGGATGACGACGGCTGAAAGGAATATGATAAACATGGAAGATCCCGGTGGAGTTGTCAGGCTCCGAGAGGAACACGAAAAGGTAACTATGTTTAAGACACAAAGCACTTAGCTGGCTTTAAATGAACTAGTCCAGTCGCAGCTGGTGACCACGCGTCGGCTCGGGGGGTGGGTGTTCTGGGCCACATGGGTCAGCAGCTTTAGTGCGTTTTGTACAATAagtgaacaataaaataaacatattgctcTACTAATGTTCGCTGCCTGGCACCTTTTAAATTGTCTGTCACGATGACGCTTCTATTTTCCATAACCTTCCTTCTTTTGTTGGCAGCCTCTGAACTTCCGCCACAAAAAGAAAGTATTTTTCGCAGGTTTCATTTAACTATGCGGGGTAAATAACGTCGCCATCGGTGCGGGTTTCACATTTAGGTGTTTTGTGAGGGTAAACGAAAGTGAACGAGGGCTGCGCTAGTTAGCCAGCTGGCTACAGGAGCTAACGTTAGCTTGTAAATCTTGAACGTCAACGCCCCCTGCTCTACTTTACAAGTCACACTCAGAAGACGCAATAAAAACACGGGGAGTGCAATACATAGagaatatatactatatactaacTATACCGCATATGCATTATAAGCGGCGGTGCTAGTATATTTTTGCTTAACTCTCTTGAATTATTTGGTCTTTTTGCAGCTCTATTTGCGGTCGCCCTCTAGttccttttaattgtttcataTGAAGTGGTGGCCTAGTTGGCGGGTATCAGTGTGTAGAATtttattagtgttttttttcccgtgGATTtgctttgtatgttttttttttttagtgcaagCACTATAGTTGAATGAGAACTAGCATATCTTTAAGTCAAAGTTATatctacattttatttctgtagGATTGTTCCATAACAATATAGCTGATAAAATAGTTGGTGAAACGTCTGTGAACTTTGGTGAGATTGTAGATACAGGGAAATTATGCAGTTTATAAGAGCTGCACTGCTTGAGGTTGGGTCCACAGCgcccctgctggttgcagccaagtagtgcactccatttagCCTTTGCTTCAGTCGATTTGCTACGTACCATCTGTAGTTATCATTGTTTGTAATCTACCGTGGTGTTTTTCTGCACTGCATTTACTTGGAAACATTAACAACGGCAACAGAATGATGAAGTATAATTCTACACTACTTCAAACTAGAACCACTAATCAGTACTTCTGTGCATGTCTTAATCAAAATTGAGTAGCATTGTTTTTGTAGAGACAGAATTGTTGATGGAGCTCTCATAtacccctgatcaaaattttaagaccaattgaaaaattgccAGATTTACatattgcactgttggatcttaaggaggttctaagtagagcttcaaatgcaaaaataagaaatgggagtgagacaaacccatttttgagtcagcaattttttgcaaacaaacattaaagtgaaataggctgtttatcagctgatcaaaagttaagaccacagcctttaaaagcccaaatcttggtaaaaatgtggattcaatgtcatttgtcagatattcacactgacatgatctcctgatggcaaagacaaaaaagctttctctctctttgaacgtggtcagattgttgagctgcataagcaaggcctctcgcagtgcgccGTTGCTgttgaggttggacacagtaagacagtcttttgaaaacttcttcaaagatcccgAGGGCTGGGCTGTGGAACAAAAAACTGAAGTGGTaaagccaaaaaaatgtcacagtcTCAGGATCCGATTGGcagtccgtcaagacacggggccATCCTCGGCTCAAATGAAGGATGttgctggtgccgagtgcagtccaataaccatcagacggcatctgtgggagaagctttttaagaacaaaaaacatcttcaaaggcctcgtctcctgcAATGCCACAAAATcttaaagttttattctctgatgagaaaaaatgtaaccttgatgcttccaacgttactggtaCAACAAGGAGACCCCACCTGAGGTGTTGTCCGTGTGGCACATTGGGGGCGCCATCATATCTggactgcttttttttctggagcttcaggttgtgcaggggcgtgaAATGGCAGCTGGCTTTGTGGAGATGTTCCAGGgcgcatccctcatgactgaaggtcctcgtctgtgtggtaatgactggctttttcaacaggaaaacactgcacttcacaatgcccgcctgacaaaggacttcttttaAGAATAagttcactcttttggaccatcctgcgggTTCCTCTGAAcgaaatccaattgagaacatttgaggatgaatggcaagggaagttccatcagttccagacagtgaatgccctccgtgaagccatcttcatcacctgGAGCAATATTCCCACAATGCTCCTGGAAACAatgacatcaagcatgcccaattcttgcaatttttcagctggtcttaaaattttgaccaggagtgtattGATTATTTGTACATTGCTGTTCAAGGAATATTTGTGAAATTGCTACGTCTGTGGATTGTATTTGCCAATAACCAGTTGGTAGTCAACTTTCAGTAATTACACAAGATAAGGTCGCATTGCGTGCCTCTCTCAGTGTAATAGGTAGCCTCTTCTACATTATCAGTTGATGAGAAACCTTTTCTAACTGGAGAATCGACTAGTGAAGAGGTAATTTTCCAAAGACACATTTGAATTCAGCATTCCACAAATCGTGTAATttatgtgagtgtgtttgtccacacgACAACAGGTGGTGAAGGACTGCGACCGTCGGATTCAGCATTGGTAAGCAACACTAAAAATGAGTGGCCATCTCAGCATTAGTGTGTATGCGACAGCTCCTTGTACAAAACATGCACGCTCAAACAGTCACACccacatgattaaaaaaaacaaactttgcaAACTATTTTGAATACAGAGCAATTTGAGATGTGATATGCCTTGGTTCTGATGGTAGTGTATCTTCTGCAAACTCTGTATACTTAGAGAACATGTTCTTCAGCATGAAGCATGGAGAACACAGGTTTATAATCACATTATCTCCAGCTTTGGTCTGGAAGCTGTCACAACAGAAGCAAAGCAGCTCATGGAATCCAGCCGTCATTAATATTGTCGTGCATACTTGTGGTACTCACAAGTGGTACTTCACATGAGCAGACGGCGGGGAGTGGGTGTTCGTCACGCACGGTGACCCTCCATCAGGTAGATGTAGTGGAGACACCTGTGAGTTTATCATGCTCATCCTTTTTACCGACCGTGGTTGATGGCCATACAATATGTCTTAAGGTAGGGGTCTCAAACGCAAGGCAACcaggggccactggaggtagagtctgggtgaggctgggccacatCAGTCCAGAATTACATTCCAACCAAGTGTCTTAACTCATCAACAAACAGACAAGAGGGCATCACTCACAATTAcggtctgactcacagtgtcatgaaataaaacacatcacctttttacaaaacaagtgtcGGGAAGCCGCTGGGAGCGACGCGTCAGGTGTATCGCAACAAAGTAGAGTATTgtgcaaaagttatttgatttcaggagttcagtTCAGACACAGAGACCAATTCAAGCTCAGGgtttttttgcagttcatttgctgattaGAGCGTGAACCAGTAGTTGAAAATGTTTTCAACAATTTTTCAGATTTTCTGAGATACTGAATTGGAGCTTTTTATTAGCTGTAAGCTATAattagccaaaaatattaagaaatattttcttgaaacgTGTCATGGTTATATAGAATATGAGTGTTACTTTTTTAATCAAACTACTGAAATAATTAACTTTTTAAAGATCTTCAGATTTATTGTGCTGTATGTGGCAATCATTTCTTAAAAAGCTTTATTTTACTATTAAATAAgtgtatttacaatttaaacaattatcAATAATCATAATGTAAGtttttgtataattattatACACTATTTAATGaaggttttcatttttaattaagtaattatagaattatccatccattcatccattttctatgccgcttctcctcactaacgtcgtgggagtatgctggagcctatcccagctgacttcgggtgacaggcggtgtacaccctggactggtcgccagccaatcgcagggcaattaTAGAATTATATTAttgataattaaaaaataacattgtattaattatacatttttcaatttagtgctattggccaggggtaccgtataaaggggaaagtCAGGActattccaaggtcccttgactgctaGGGCAcccaaaaaaataggtaattattaaaacagttagtaattaattcataattattatttttttcatgggacccagaattcctggctgcgtccctgctactggctatatgatatggaaaaaaagaaccataaaatcaccttaatttagacaaaaacatgtttgagtTACTTTTCAAGAAAACATACCATAAATTCCAgtataaaccgctacttttttctctgagCCCTGCTGTGCAGCCAGtgtatggctaaattctaatcgcTTGACATCACCTTTGCTTCAGAACTACAACTACAACGTTTGAgtgagttgctgtgtgatgagtttaatgttgtttgtaagatgaaaccatgAGTcatactgttatattgagtaatgacctcctgcattttccaatgggttgacacactcgttgtgagtttattcatagctcatgattggctcctgtcaaataaagagctgactggtcttcATGGACTtttgcgcgccacaatatgccactttatgacgtggacacgtgtggTTTATACAATAGTGCGACTTATacaagaacaaatctgtttttccctctgaattttgtgggtgcggcttatacaccggtgcggcttttttaccagaatttacagtatatcacctgtgaaacttagaggatgagacgccttctttaaggagacttaaaTGTACTCTCACTGGATGCGAGTAGATGTGAGTAGATTGGTGGAgccctagcaggacttccagtggCACGTAGGTGGGTTCTAAGTGAGACAGCACTTGGCAAACCCgctgtcttccaccgctgagaaaggccgGTCATTTCGTCCAatgattaaattatttttttgggttatttgcttagccttctgactgtcacgcacataagGGTGAGGGTtcgccacatggctgcgttaccTGCCGTTTCACTGACACCACTCCGCCCCCCACAAgatagtttttgtggcatgtgttggcagttaagttccacaaggcagacaagattgtttttgttttggcacgcatGCAGATTGTGAAGGAAAGTAGGAGGACGGTGCCCAAGACGTCGGTTAGGGCAAGGCAGTACATGCACGCATGGATCTCTGCAGGCTGCAATTAGACTAACCACAGGTGACCGGCGTTGAAACGCATtcatcggcatatgctgatcacatgatttttcaaggaaatcggctgataccaaTCAGTAGTtgatcggcgcatccctaattattgttaaatgaaatgaataactGCGATAGTATGTGGTCAGTTGAGTAAGGTGCTGTAAGTCTACTCACACCCACGATGTGTCATTTTCACTGAGCTAAAACCAAGTAGTTGCCAACAGTTTATCACAGAAGGTGTCTTAACATTTTGCGTTTTATCAACATACAGGGAGAAGCTCTCAGGTGATTATGAAGCCCTGAAAGACCGGCTCAAAACTCTTCCGGACCAAGTGTCGTACGACATTATGGTAAGTGTTCAACTtacttaactcattcagtaccaaagacaTATGTATATgattttataaacccaaacgtcCGAtcacaaatacatatttatacgtcttttatgatttttttttttttttgcgtgagaggcaaaaagaagtgatgatgcaactgcacactaaaagatgtcacttttagtcaaagtgaaagttatgcttgaaatgtatcttttcacaaaaagcttttcctcccttttcttgttgggagctgatattttcctgaaacttacctgtgttctactgctgattactaaagagcgGAAGAATgtagaaacaagcttttttttctgatgaaagacgagagtctaatctttatTTTGGTAGGTtctatgtttatatagccatagaacacaatattctgtgtgccttgaaaaatcagtcaaaataatcTACAATGGCCACCTGAAggtgttgtcttttgaaaaatggctgggattgagtgAGTTAATACATACACCAGAAATTAGGGATACATACTAAGTAACAAAgttggtgtttgtttttgtggggCTGCTTGTTGACTGGAAAGCTATCACAATTCCAACTCCATGTGTATGGTTTTCATCCACCTTCCATCTTTCCAGGTGCCGTTCGGCCCTCTGGCCTTCATGCCCGGGAAGCTGGTGCACTCTAACGAAGTCACGGTGTTGCTGGGTGACAACTGGTTTGCTAAGTGCTCTGCCAAGCAGGCTGAGAAAATCGTCGACCACAGGATGAAGTGTGAGTCTTTTTAATCCCCCCATGGTTTCACACCCTGCGAAAAGCATCCCATTGACTCAATGGTGACGTCAAACGATTCTCCTTTGAAACCAGCAGAGGGCGTTGTTGCATTAGTCACTGCAGCGCTTCTGGAAACACAAACACTGACGTGGAAAAGTGACCGCAACTTCTTTTGTTTAGATCATTTCAAACTGCTGAGTTTATGCTTTCATCCTTGTGATCAAGTAATGTCCTGCAAGTGGCATTTTGAAAGattaaacacaaataaattgtCCTTTTTCCCCCGTTGCTCATTGTAAGTGAACGAAGAGAGCTAAATTGTCATATCGGATCCAGTGAGTGTATGTAACAGTCTCTGATGAGAACATTGTTAGAGTGTTAAGTGATGCAGAAGTGTGCTGCCACCACCCATCCACAGTCATCTGcactcacccccccccccccccccccccccccccaaattttGTGCCCCAGCCTGCCCTGCTATTACAGAGTTAAGTGCTGTAATGCAAACATAGCAAGCTGAAATGTGTCAGACAGCGACGGGCTTGTCAGGCCTTCTCTGTTTGACCTTTTCTCACTTCCACTTGATGCACACGCTGAAGGGGCTCCCGATCGCCATGGAAACAAGGGCTCTCTGCTCGCTTTTTGTAAAAGGGCTTAATTGTTGTGAAGATTTAATGATCCGGAGTGGTATTCAGGGCAGAGGATATTGTGTACGGTTTGAGTCATAATTTGCCCCCTCAACTTTTAAACATTTCAGTCATTATGTTGAATGTTTGGTTCAAATGTATAAGGGCCTGCAGCCATGTTTATACTCCATCAGTCTGCCACCATCAACCCACAGTGCTCATTTTGATCTTTCCAAACATTTTGTTGCAGATGTGAAGAGTGAACTTGATGGTTTGTGCAAGACGAGGAAAAACTTTGAAGCAAGAGTCGGAATGGTGAAGGACTGGGAGAACATCTCATCTGTATGTTgctttacatcaggggtgtccaaaccttttccagcacgGGCCATATAATTAtgctatgctaagaagttttaatatatatacatttcaagaaaaaagcgcatctcagctttgtgatataggtgaaaaagtataTTAACAGTATCATCTTTgctcccccccatttttgcagtgtttctttttaatttttttttttaatatctaaCTTTCCTTTTAAGttatctttgtacattttcttctcataatattatgacttgattcccataatattttgactttattcacatattactgtattataactttttcccaacctacttttccaaaaattgcattttgttttgtttctcataatattacaacttcaaaattTTTTTCACTatactaaaatgattatttttcctcataattttaggactttttttataataaaagttcaacttttttctcattagaatacaacttttttcccgtaatattttaactttattcttggaaaattattgttttttttttccatttctgtttttttaattttcaactttattgttaGAAATATtgttctcataattctgactttattcctctaatattttgactttattcccataatgtgattttttttccatcctattattccaaaaattacaaatacattttgtgctTCTCACAAATTAcgaccaaaaaaaaccaaacaaaaaaagtttaatatttcaactctatgctacgaaaatgactcattcctcataatattccgaggttattctcataaaatgttcttgttagagtacaacttttggttaatattttatcttttcacataaaattacataatttaaaTTCCCATagaattcccttttttttttttacccatttctgctgtttttatccccgtaatattttgactttatttctcggaatatcataactttttctgccaccttatttgtaaaaaattacaacttgtattgttttgtttgtttctcataatattatgacttttttaaaaaagtctttaatatttcaaattttttgTGCTCctcatattatgttattttcgtaaaattatgacgttTCCATtttttggtgggttttttttagttctcttGTTCTTTTCTTgttctatttttacattttacattaaagTCACCACAGGAAAAAAACGTCCCCAACTTTACAgacaatatttgtgttttagaatAAAGGGGGCTACGTTGACATCAGAGAGGAGATTGGGGAACATGAGACCACTCTCACTAAAGGTATCTTTTAATTTTTAACCAGCACGCTAATGGAGTCTACCCAAACTCAGATCACAGTGACGCTTAAACATATTTTGCCGATACCTTCTTCTGTCTAACAGGGAAGCATAGAGTGGCTCACAAGCCACATTCAAAGCCGAAGGTGGACACTGTGCTGGATCTGGAAGAGGACAGTAACGAAAGTGGAGAGGAGGCCCATAAAAACGGGACAACAAACGCTTTCATGACTCAGCAGGAGTTGTGGGCTCGATTAGATGAACTTGAGAAACTGGAGGAGCTGCACAATGAGCGTGACAGGTACACCACCACACCCTCCCtgtgttcttttcttttctgaGTCATTAAAATGTTTCCTCAGGTTGTCTGACAATGCAGACCTTGTCGGTGAGGACACATCGTCATCCTCTTCTTCGGAGGAGCAGAATGAGGCAGACGCCGCTCCTCCGGTGAATGGACTCCACGGTAGCGCGCCCCCTAGTGGAGACATAAACGAAGACGACGAGGAAGACGACAGTTTGCCAACCATTTATTTTTCTCACACGGTCGAGCCCAAGAAGGTCAGTGTGACTACGGGACAGGCTCCCTTTCACAGGTTCCTTGCGAAATTGGTCTCTGTTTGCTTTAGGTGAGGATCAACACAAGTAAAAACACCATGCTGAAGTTCAGTGAAAGGAAAGAACAGAAAGAACATTCAAAACGGAAAAAGAAAAACGGTCACCATAACGGACACTCTCATCACGAAGTTCACAAAATCCAGACCCCTGCGGACATCTACAGGTAGAGCCCCGGCATGCCTGTGCCATCAAGTGACGACATGAGAGGTTTGTTTCATAGCTTTTTCACCTTTTAGGCTGTTTGTGGACGTGAGGAATGGAGAGCCCATCCCCAAGAAGTCCATCCTGAAGTCACGAAGCCGGGAGAACAGCGTGTGCAGCGACACAAGCGAAAGCAGCGCAGCAGACATAGAAGAGCGGCGCATGCTGGGCCGCAGTTTCAGCCACGACGAGGCTACACCCAGCGACAACAGTGCCAGCGACGGCCTTACAGAGGAGGACAGTCCGACAGGAATGCCACCGCATCCCACTGGACGATTTGAGGTAGGACTGCAGAATTAGTTGCCCTCTTCCTTCTCAATCTCCTAtgctaggggtgtccaaaatgcggcccgtggcccaatacaaaaaataacaacagcaaccattttacaagaatagagtctAAATatgtattaagagaaaaaagctcgtaattttaggagaataacgtaatattatgaggggaaaaattttttttaggagaataaaattgaaataaatgaatatatatgatatataaatggaaaaataatattttagttGAAtggaatttaaatattaaacaaattattttttatgtcataatgagaaccaaaacaaaataaagttgtaaattgtaGCGTATTAATATAAtcgaaatgaagtcaaaatactatggaaataacgtcataatattaggaggaataAAAACCATGAAGAGTAGGGcagcaactaacgattattttacaAATCGATACATCggtcgattatttttttttcaattaaacgATGAATctgattaaaacaaaaaacaaaaaaaaatacacattttaaaattccGCCTCTTAGCAGCACTCCCTTctaagaatgcatgaatggactttttccctctccaaaatcatagcaaagatgatgaggaagaggaatttCTCCAACACCGAAATTGAAGTAGAGAAGTATTAAAAAATCAACCGACAAACATCACGAACGCTCTACTGCAAATCAACAAGTCACTGGCACAGACACGTGCatctccaataaataaataagaaataaataaacgtGAGGGGAaggctttgtgtttggcatcgGCTCGTCTGCTCTGGAGGGAGAGGTGGTGCCTTGTTTGATGGTCAGGTTGTGAAGCACGTAGCAAGATGATATGGCCTGCGCTGGTCAGGCACAGCCatagctatttgtagtttcaatgtttctaccactaggttttgtgtgtgcgcatggtaagagttgtgcataaatgtatgcattttcctacacacaagtacaagtgAATAAATCCCATACTTTGCATGGGAATGTTCTTCCGCATGCTGTACATACACATCTCTGCAGGGGTTTGCTTTGCAAGGTatcagaaagaggcaaaaatgtcgattGCTCTTTGACAGTCAAAGCTGGTGTgagtatcttgttttgcctgaaacacaaagacaataggtctgctttcatggatgactaaggaaataaaacagTCAGTCACATttcagaggctgaaatcaggatatttacatttttaaatgaaacaattaatcgattaccatagttgttgtcgattaattggataatcgattaataattGATTCATCGATTGCACATTGCAGCTCTAATGAAGAgaatttcagaagaaagttgaaatatttgggggaaaagagcaaaagccaaagttcatactaatgtGCTTTTTCATCTTGATgagagatgcattttttttggaaatacatactgtataacctcttagcatatTTGGAAATGATCAAAGGGGCCtttccatcctttcatttttcactatgtgaacCTTAGTGGGAAAAGGTTGGACAACCCGTCCTgactcctgttgcacaaaattcttgaaattgccacaaatgcgcCAGGAGACGCCTCGTTTACTTCTGTAAACCGGAGCGCATTGTGTttatattacacacacacacacccacacacacacgaacacacgcacacaaaaacacaaaaatatttgtgcAGCCCGACTGTATTTTTCTTACACAAATTGCTGTAAGCCTCATTTTCACCAAGCTTCCACCAGTGGGTGTGAAGGAGATGATCATAGCTGTTTCAgctacagtgtttcccaccggactgtaatctatttgtggcaacGGGGGGGATGGATGCTGCAAATCTATTTGAATACATGAATGTAGAAG from Dunckerocampus dactyliophorus isolate RoL2022-P2 chromosome 5, RoL_Ddac_1.1, whole genome shotgun sequence encodes the following:
- the uri1 gene encoding unconventional prefoldin RPB5 interactor 1 isoform X1, which encodes MTTAERNMINMEDPGGVVRLREEHEKVVKDCDRRIQHWEKLSGDYEALKDRLKTLPDQVSYDIMVPFGPLAFMPGKLVHSNEVTVLLGDNWFAKCSAKQAEKIVDHRMKYVKSELDGLCKTRKNFEARVGMVKDWENISSNKGGYVDIREEIGEHETTLTKGKHRVAHKPHSKPKVDTVLDLEEDSNESGEEAHKNGTTNAFMTQQELWARLDELEKLEELHNERDRLSDNADLVGEDTSSSSSSEEQNEADAAPPVNGLHGSAPPSGDINEDDEEDDSLPTIYFSHTVEPKKVRINTSKNTMLKFSERKEQKEHSKRKKKNGHHNGHSHHEVHKIQTPADIYRLFVDVRNGEPIPKKSILKSRSRENSVCSDTSESSAADIEERRMLGRSFSHDEATPSDNSASDGLTEEDSPTGMPPHPTGRFEAFSGTVVEKDPMPLAVPHLTIAPPALPTILEWKQEEVAPDMLPPQQPVKRVSKFKAARMQQK
- the uri1 gene encoding unconventional prefoldin RPB5 interactor 1 isoform X2, whose amino-acid sequence is MVPFGPLAFMPGKLVHSNEVTVLLGDNWFAKCSAKQAEKIVDHRMKYVKSELDGLCKTRKNFEARVGMVKDWENISSNKGGYVDIREEIGEHETTLTKGKHRVAHKPHSKPKVDTVLDLEEDSNESGEEAHKNGTTNAFMTQQELWARLDELEKLEELHNERDRLSDNADLVGEDTSSSSSSEEQNEADAAPPVNGLHGSAPPSGDINEDDEEDDSLPTIYFSHTVEPKKVRINTSKNTMLKFSERKEQKEHSKRKKKNGHHNGHSHHEVHKIQTPADIYRLFVDVRNGEPIPKKSILKSRSRENSVCSDTSESSAADIEERRMLGRSFSHDEATPSDNSASDGLTEEDSPTGMPPHPTGRFEAFSGTVVEKDPMPLAVPHLTIAPPALPTILEWKQEEVAPDMLPPQQPVKRVSKFKAARMQQK